The Pelosinus sp. IPA-1 genome contains a region encoding:
- a CDS encoding GNAT family N-acetyltransferase — MTEIIFKEYSKEYKDAIINLILDIQQNEFSIPITKEDQPDLSDIPNFYQSGKGNFWVALCNNQVVGTISLIDIGNNQGALRKMFVKDAYRGSKYNISKLLLQKLMGWAKECSIHEIYLGTTEKFLAAHRFYEKNEFIQIAKEDLPNGFPIMKVDTRFYKIKLK; from the coding sequence ATGACAGAAATTATTTTCAAGGAGTATTCGAAGGAGTATAAGGATGCAATCATTAATTTAATTCTTGATATTCAACAAAATGAGTTTAGCATTCCAATAACGAAAGAAGACCAACCAGATTTAAGTGATATACCTAATTTCTATCAATCTGGAAAGGGGAATTTTTGGGTGGCTTTATGCAACAATCAGGTTGTTGGGACCATTTCATTGATAGATATAGGAAATAACCAAGGCGCATTGCGGAAAATGTTTGTGAAAGATGCCTATAGGGGAAGCAAGTATAATATATCAAAATTATTGTTACAAAAATTGATGGGATGGGCTAAAGAATGTAGTATTCATGAAATTTATCTAGGAACCACAGAAAAGTTTTTAGCGGCTCATCGTTTCTATGAGAAAAATGAATTTATTCAAATAGCAAAAGAGGACTTGCCAAATGGGTTTCCGATCATGAAAGTAGATACGAGATTCTATAAAATTAAGCTTAAATAA
- the sufC gene encoding Fe-S cluster assembly ATPase SufC: MAEKLLEIHGLHATVEGKEILKGLNIEINKGEVHVIMGPNGSGKSTLVNLIMGHPKYEITAGSIAFEGEDITALKSFERARKGIFLSFQNPEEIPGITVENLLRTAKNAITGETIKIMAFKKELKQAMETLKIDNTYAARHVNVGFSGGEKKRNEILQMMMLNPQLAMLDETDSGLDIDAVRIVSSGVKHFKNEKNAILIITHNTKILEQLDVDYVHILMNGKILQTGDASLISQINENGFLHLGGDALDSGEVNTLHG; this comes from the coding sequence ATGGCAGAAAAACTCTTAGAAATTCATGGATTACATGCAACCGTTGAGGGTAAAGAAATCTTAAAAGGCTTGAATATTGAAATCAATAAGGGGGAAGTCCATGTTATTATGGGGCCTAATGGCTCCGGTAAATCGACGTTAGTGAATTTGATTATGGGCCATCCAAAGTATGAGATAACTGCTGGGTCCATTGCTTTTGAGGGGGAAGACATTACAGCTTTAAAAAGCTTTGAAAGAGCTAGAAAAGGAATCTTTCTATCTTTCCAAAATCCTGAAGAAATACCAGGGATAACGGTAGAAAATTTATTGCGGACAGCCAAAAATGCAATAACTGGTGAAACTATAAAAATTATGGCTTTTAAGAAAGAGCTGAAACAAGCTATGGAAACCTTAAAAATAGACAATACATATGCAGCACGACATGTGAATGTCGGCTTTTCAGGCGGGGAAAAGAAAAGAAATGAAATACTGCAAATGATGATGCTCAATCCGCAATTGGCAATGCTGGATGAAACGGATTCAGGTTTAGATATTGATGCTGTTCGTATTGTTTCCTCAGGGGTAAAACACTTCAAAAACGAGAAGAATGCAATTTTAATTATTACACATAATACCAAGATTCTTGAGCAATTAGACGTAGATTATGTTCACATCTTAATGAACGGGAAAATTCTTCAGACGGGGGATGCTTCCTTGATATCCCAAATCAATGAAAATGGTTTTCTTCATCTGGGAGGAGACGCTCTGGATTCAGGCGAGGTGAATACGCTCCATGGATAA
- the sufB gene encoding Fe-S cluster assembly protein SufB, translated as MDKKKTVVEDIDRGLYDIKNEDRYRYKASKGLTPQIVLDISKEKNDPEWMREFRLRSLEIYNQTSMPTWGPSLHELDMDDIVTYVRPDTEMKGKWQEVPDDIKDTFERLGIPQAERESLAGVGAQYDSEVVYHSVKEELVKQGVVYTDMESALREYEPMIKEYFMKLVTPNDHKFVALHGAVWSGGSFVYVPPGVQVEIPLQSYFRLNSPGAGQFEHTLIIVDKGAKLHFIEGCSAPKYNVTNLHAGCVELYIKEDASLRYSTIENWSRNMLNLNTKRALVEKNGSIEWVSGSFGSKISMLYPRSILKGEGARAEFNGVTFAAQGQVLDTGAAVIHAAPYTSSNINSRSISKGGGVAVYRGAVKVAPNAHHCKSLVSCESLMLDDLSRSDTLPVIDIQNDEVDIGHEARIGRIREEAIFYLMSRGISEQEAKAMIVRGFAEPIAKELPLEYAVEMNNLINIELEGTIG; from the coding sequence ATGGATAAGAAAAAGACTGTTGTTGAGGATATTGATCGAGGTCTTTATGATATTAAAAATGAAGATCGTTATCGTTATAAAGCCTCAAAAGGACTAACTCCTCAGATTGTGCTGGATATTTCCAAAGAAAAGAATGATCCAGAATGGATGCGAGAGTTTCGCCTTCGTTCTTTAGAAATTTACAATCAAACATCTATGCCGACATGGGGACCTTCTCTGCATGAACTGGATATGGATGATATTGTTACCTATGTCCGACCAGACACAGAAATGAAGGGGAAGTGGCAAGAGGTTCCTGATGATATTAAGGATACATTTGAACGTTTGGGAATTCCTCAAGCTGAACGAGAATCATTAGCTGGTGTAGGAGCTCAGTACGATTCTGAAGTAGTTTATCATAGTGTCAAAGAAGAACTGGTCAAGCAAGGTGTAGTTTATACTGACATGGAAAGTGCTCTAAGAGAGTATGAGCCTATGATTAAGGAATATTTCATGAAGCTTGTTACACCAAATGATCATAAATTTGTAGCCCTGCATGGAGCTGTTTGGTCAGGTGGTTCCTTTGTCTACGTTCCGCCTGGTGTTCAGGTGGAAATACCGCTGCAGTCTTATTTTCGTTTGAATTCGCCAGGCGCAGGGCAATTTGAGCATACATTAATTATCGTGGATAAAGGGGCGAAGCTTCATTTTATTGAAGGCTGTTCTGCTCCTAAATATAATGTTACGAATTTGCATGCAGGATGCGTCGAGTTATACATAAAAGAAGATGCTAGCCTGCGCTACTCTACCATCGAAAACTGGTCAAGAAATATGCTGAATTTAAATACCAAGCGAGCCTTGGTAGAAAAAAATGGCAGCATTGAATGGGTTTCTGGCTCTTTTGGTTCTAAGATTTCCATGCTGTATCCCCGTAGTATTCTCAAGGGAGAAGGAGCACGAGCGGAATTTAACGGTGTCACTTTTGCGGCTCAAGGTCAGGTGCTGGACACAGGGGCGGCTGTCATTCATGCGGCACCGTATACCTCTTCCAATATTAATTCCCGGTCTATTTCCAAAGGCGGAGGAGTTGCTGTTTATCGTGGTGCGGTAAAAGTAGCACCTAACGCTCACCATTGCAAATCCTTGGTAAGCTGCGAATCCTTAATGCTGGACGATCTTTCTCGTTCTGATACCCTGCCAGTCATTGATATTCAAAATGATGAGGTAGATATCGGTCACGAAGCAAGAATTGGCAGAATCAGGGAGGAGGCTATCTTTTATCTCATGAGCCGGGGTATTAGTGAGCAAGAAGCTAAAGCTATGATTGTAAGAGGGTTTGCAGAACCGATTGCCAAGGAGCTTCCCTTGGAATATGCTGTGGAGATGAATAATTTAATTAATATAGAACTGGAAGGCACCATTGGATAG
- the sufD gene encoding Fe-S cluster assembly protein SufD, translating to MEKLQKNLSPIPVKTWNWLGVNDTVLEADIPAITDYSKQPVTTGSEKGVTITDIRLSRDTIKFMEKKMDTGASEAMRDFVKKNQNSGYFIEIEEGEKIGTPIFLQYDLDEENPTLVDDHFILAHENSEATIIINYKSSCIQNGFHSGVTKVFAKKGAVVHLIKVQMLADQDTHVDAISAIADEKGQVDFTLIELGALQTITGCRTQLVGKNSTGTIHSLYFGDQNRKIDINYVQTHQARESLSSIEARGVLLDHSQKVFKGTLDFIKGSSGSKGKEEEYTVLLSPTVRNRSTPLMLCGEDAVEGQHAVSTGKMDENKLFYLMSRGLSEAEAKKLIIEAEFQPILEKIPVSELRDTISMYLRRRLNRV from the coding sequence ATGGAAAAACTACAGAAGAATTTAAGTCCGATTCCAGTAAAAACCTGGAATTGGCTAGGTGTTAATGATACTGTCCTTGAAGCTGATATTCCTGCTATAACGGATTACTCCAAGCAGCCTGTAACGACAGGATCAGAAAAGGGCGTAACCATTACAGATATCCGTTTGAGTAGAGATACAATTAAATTTATGGAAAAGAAAATGGACACTGGCGCGAGTGAAGCAATGAGAGACTTTGTTAAGAAGAATCAAAACAGTGGTTATTTCATTGAAATAGAAGAAGGGGAGAAAATAGGAACTCCTATTTTCCTTCAATATGACTTAGATGAGGAAAATCCGACCCTAGTAGATGACCACTTTATCCTTGCTCATGAAAACAGCGAGGCGACCATTATCATCAACTATAAATCGTCCTGTATTCAAAACGGTTTCCACAGTGGTGTGACTAAAGTATTTGCTAAAAAAGGAGCTGTTGTTCATTTAATTAAAGTGCAAATGTTGGCTGACCAAGATACTCATGTCGATGCCATTAGTGCGATCGCTGATGAAAAAGGGCAGGTTGATTTCACATTGATAGAACTAGGTGCCCTACAAACCATTACAGGCTGTAGAACACAATTGGTGGGGAAAAACAGCACTGGAACAATTCATTCTCTTTATTTTGGTGATCAGAATCGTAAAATTGATATTAATTATGTACAGACCCATCAGGCTCGTGAATCGTTGAGCAGCATAGAAGCACGAGGCGTACTCTTAGATCACAGTCAAAAAGTCTTTAAAGGTACATTGGACTTTATTAAGGGGTCCAGCGGCTCTAAGGGCAAAGAAGAGGAATATACGGTTTTATTAAGCCCAACCGTGCGGAATCGCTCCACACCACTAATGCTGTGTGGGGAAGATGCGGTTGAAGGGCAACATGCTGTTAGTACAGGAAAAATGGATGAAAATAAGCTTTTTTATCTGATGAGCAGAGGGCTTAGTGAAGCGGAGGCAAAAAAGTTAATTATCGAAGCTGAATTTCAGCCCATTCTGGAAAAAATACCAGTGAGCGAATTGAGAGATACAATTTCTATGTATCTAAGGAGGCGGCTAAATCGTGTCTAA
- a CDS encoding cysteine desulfurase, which yields MSNNYVNDFPILQQTMNGKRLVYLDNGATTQKPLSVINAVQEYYAAFNANPHRGAYELSVKATQIYEDAREKVRKFLGAEKASEIIFTKNATESLNLLAYSYGMTFISPGDEIVISIAEHHSNIVPWQQVAKAKGATLQYLYVNEAGILTDEEIEKKISSKTKIVAVTQVSNVLGIVNPIEKIVHKAHSVGAVVIVDGAQSVPHFSVDVRALDVDFLVFSGHKMLAPMGVGVLYGKEHLLDKMPPFLSGGDMIEYVWEQDTSFAPLPAKFEAGTQNVGGVLGLSAAIDYIEKVGFPNIEQIEEKLIHYAIPKLQQLSFITLYGCDDLSKKTGVISFNVNDIHPHDVSSILDADGVAIRAGHHCAHPLMRYLGVNATCRASFYFYNTREDVDALINALGRVRGVLGYGS from the coding sequence GTGTCTAATAATTACGTCAATGATTTTCCTATCTTGCAACAAACGATGAATGGAAAACGGCTTGTTTACCTTGATAATGGAGCTACAACTCAAAAACCTCTCTCGGTTATCAATGCTGTTCAAGAATATTATGCAGCCTTTAATGCCAATCCTCATCGAGGCGCTTACGAGTTAAGTGTTAAAGCTACTCAAATTTATGAAGATGCCCGAGAGAAGGTTAGAAAATTCTTGGGGGCAGAAAAAGCAAGTGAAATTATTTTTACTAAGAATGCCACCGAATCTTTAAATTTATTGGCTTATAGCTATGGAATGACCTTTATTAGTCCAGGAGATGAAATTGTTATTTCCATTGCTGAACATCACAGCAATATTGTGCCTTGGCAGCAGGTGGCCAAAGCGAAGGGAGCTACCTTACAATATTTATATGTGAATGAAGCCGGCATTCTAACGGATGAGGAAATCGAAAAGAAAATTAGCAGCAAAACAAAAATTGTAGCAGTTACCCAGGTATCCAATGTGCTTGGAATTGTCAACCCCATAGAAAAGATTGTGCATAAGGCGCATAGCGTGGGGGCAGTTGTGATTGTTGATGGTGCACAAAGTGTTCCTCACTTTTCTGTGGATGTAAGGGCATTGGACGTTGATTTCTTAGTTTTTTCGGGACATAAGATGCTGGCTCCTATGGGAGTTGGTGTGTTATACGGTAAAGAGCATTTGTTGGATAAAATGCCGCCTTTTTTAAGCGGCGGCGATATGATTGAGTATGTATGGGAACAGGATACTTCTTTTGCACCACTGCCAGCTAAATTTGAAGCAGGAACCCAAAATGTAGGAGGTGTCTTAGGGCTCTCAGCAGCCATAGACTATATTGAGAAGGTCGGTTTTCCCAATATAGAACAGATTGAAGAAAAATTAATCCATTATGCGATACCGAAGCTTCAGCAGCTCTCTTTTATTACTCTTTATGGATGTGATGATCTTTCGAAAAAGACCGGAGTAATATCCTTTAACGTAAACGATATTCATCCCCATGATGTGTCCTCTATTTTGGATGCTGATGGGGTTGCTATACGAGCTGGTCATCATTGTGCGCATCCCTTGATGCGATATCTTGGAGTGAATGCAACGTGCCGTGCTAGTTTTTATTTTTATAATACACGTGAAGACGTAGATGCATTGATAAATGCCCTAGGGCGTGTCAGGGGAGTGCTTGGCTATGGATCTTAG
- the sufU gene encoding Fe-S cluster assembly sulfur transfer protein SufU, which produces MDLSEIYTEIIAEHNKSKRNKKQMENPTVILKGRNPSCGDEIELALKVEKNIIQDASFTGVGCAISQASTSMMIDLIRGQTIEKAQLLIDTFLGMIKREITEEDQLEILDEAVALQNISNMPARVKCAVLSWHTLESAITAEEGNISKSS; this is translated from the coding sequence ATGGATCTTAGTGAGATTTATACGGAAATTATTGCAGAGCATAATAAGTCAAAGCGAAATAAAAAACAGATGGAAAATCCTACAGTGATCCTAAAGGGCAGAAACCCAAGCTGTGGAGATGAAATAGAACTTGCATTAAAGGTAGAGAAGAATATCATCCAAGATGCATCGTTTACGGGGGTTGGCTGTGCGATTTCCCAAGCTTCTACATCGATGATGATTGATTTGATTCGCGGGCAAACCATTGAAAAAGCACAGCTGCTGATTGATACCTTTCTAGGCATGATTAAGCGGGAAATCACGGAGGAGGATCAATTGGAGATATTAGATGAGGCAGTTGCCTTACAGAATATTTCCAACATGCCTGCCAGAGTGAAGTGTGCAGTTTTATCATGGCACACACTGGAAAGTGCGATTACAGCGGAAGAAGGAAACATAAGTAAAAGCAGTTAA
- a CDS encoding cysteine hydrolase family protein — protein MKFPKETVLLIIDVQKAIDNPEWSKYGNRNHPKAEENMATIIQEWRKSGRNIIHVKHESKEPNSTYRPDSLGCEFKECVTPIVGERIIIKHVNSAFIGTKLEAILREQNISDLVVFGVITNNSVETTVRMAGNLGFNTYVVEDATFTFAKPDYYGRIYSAEEVHGISLANMNHEYCKIISMSELMNML, from the coding sequence ATGAAATTTCCTAAAGAAACTGTATTACTTATTATTGATGTTCAAAAAGCGATTGATAATCCAGAATGGTCTAAATATGGTAATCGCAATCATCCTAAAGCCGAAGAGAATATGGCGACAATTATTCAGGAGTGGCGAAAATCTGGGCGAAACATAATCCATGTCAAACATGAATCAAAGGAACCTAATTCCACCTATCGTCCTGACAGTCTTGGATGTGAGTTCAAAGAATGTGTTACCCCTATAGTTGGCGAACGAATTATTATTAAACATGTTAATAGTGCCTTTATTGGGACAAAGCTTGAAGCAATTTTAAGAGAACAAAATATTTCAGATTTAGTAGTCTTTGGTGTTATCACGAATAACTCTGTGGAGACCACAGTGAGAATGGCTGGAAATTTGGGATTTAATACATACGTAGTAGAGGATGCAACCTTTACCTTTGCAAAACCAGATTATTATGGACGTATTTATAGTGCAGAGGAGGTGCATGGGATATCCCTGGCAAATATGAATCATGAATACTGTAAGATTATCAGTATGAGTGAATTAATGAATATGTTATAA
- a CDS encoding HIT domain-containing protein — MPKGGVIYKDNLVILHHCLDINVAGYFILSPIRHVESMEQLEQEELFQLATISKVIAEVIAKEHDIDRVYLLSLGEETTHFHWHIFPRYKWMLNLPAEEIRTNGKVDGAKLFSFIRNKYKTDKQELFDNRILEIENRIKKQMRQKDEINFA, encoded by the coding sequence ATGCCAAAGGGTGGAGTTATTTACAAGGACAATTTAGTGATCTTACATCATTGCTTGGATATAAATGTAGCTGGGTATTTTATTCTGTCACCAATAAGACATGTTGAGAGTATGGAGCAATTAGAACAAGAAGAATTATTTCAGTTAGCAACAATTTCTAAAGTGATAGCCGAGGTTATTGCAAAAGAACACGACATCGATAGAGTTTATCTACTTAGCTTAGGTGAAGAAACCACCCATTTTCACTGGCACATATTTCCCAGATATAAGTGGATGTTGAACCTTCCTGCTGAAGAGATTCGTACAAACGGTAAGGTAGACGGGGCCAAGCTGTTTAGCTTTATCCGAAATAAATATAAGACGGATAAGCAAGAGTTATTCGATAATCGAATTCTGGAAATAGAAAATAGAATTAAGAAGCAAATGAGACAAAAGGATGAAATAAACTTTGCTTAA
- a CDS encoding EamA family transporter yields the protein MENLWLIYALLSALTASLVAIFGKIGLQSIDANAATAIRSIIMAAFLVAVVAVQGNLGQLSSIISDKKAISFIALSGIAGALSWLFYFLALKVGKVSQVAPIDKLSVVIAAIIAVTFLGEKISILGGIGIALIALGAILVAVG from the coding sequence ATGGAAAACCTTTGGTTAATTTATGCGCTATTATCGGCTTTGACCGCTTCGCTCGTTGCGATATTTGGGAAAATTGGCCTACAGTCAATCGACGCAAATGCTGCTACTGCCATTAGATCCATAATTATGGCTGCTTTTTTAGTTGCAGTAGTTGCCGTTCAAGGAAATTTGGGGCAATTGTCATCAATTATTTCTGATAAAAAGGCGATTTCCTTTATTGCACTTAGTGGGATTGCTGGCGCACTATCATGGTTATTCTATTTTTTGGCTTTAAAGGTTGGAAAAGTATCACAAGTTGCTCCCATAGATAAATTAAGTGTTGTAATTGCTGCAATTATCGCCGTAACTTTTCTTGGGGAAAAAATTAGCATATTAGGTGGAATTGGCATCGCCCTTATTGCACTTGGTGCTATATTAGTTGCTGTAGGATAA
- the megL gene encoding methionine gamma-lyase yields MERHQNFGYDTTIIHAGQSPDPTTGALATPIHQTSTFVFENAEQGAARFALEENGYIYTRLGNPTQHSLEEKMAALEKAEAALAVASGMTAIAASFWTICGNGDHIVASDTLYGCTHALLSHSMPKFGIAVTFVDASNLENIRKAIRPNTKVVFIETPSNPTLTIIDIGATAKLAHEHNVKLMVDNTFMSPYCQRPLELGADIVVHSATKYINGHGDVIAGIVLGQKEFINEVRFVGVKDVTGGCISPFNAWLTLRGLKTLGVRMERHCQNALEVAKFLAEHPDVEKVNYPGLPEHPGHELAKRQMSGFGGIISFEVKGGVEVGRKIMNSVKLCLLAVSLGDTETLIQHPASMTHSPIPREERLKAGITDGLIRLSVGLEDPKDIIFDLDQAIKKGSANTLDKPNIKLTF; encoded by the coding sequence GTGGAAAGACATCAAAATTTCGGTTACGATACTACAATCATTCATGCCGGTCAGTCGCCAGATCCGACTACTGGTGCACTTGCCACTCCAATTCATCAAACGTCTACGTTTGTATTCGAGAATGCCGAACAAGGAGCAGCACGGTTTGCCTTAGAGGAGAATGGTTACATATACACACGTCTGGGAAATCCTACGCAACATTCTCTTGAAGAAAAAATGGCTGCCCTTGAAAAGGCAGAGGCAGCTCTGGCTGTTGCTTCTGGCATGACGGCAATTGCTGCTTCGTTTTGGACGATTTGTGGTAACGGTGATCACATTGTAGCATCGGATACCTTATATGGATGTACTCATGCCTTGCTATCTCACAGCATGCCTAAATTTGGTATTGCTGTCACTTTTGTTGATGCGTCTAATTTAGAAAATATCCGCAAAGCCATACGGCCTAATACGAAAGTAGTATTTATTGAGACTCCTTCTAATCCAACACTTACCATTATTGACATTGGGGCAACTGCCAAGCTGGCCCACGAGCACAATGTCAAACTTATGGTAGATAATACATTTATGTCTCCTTATTGCCAGCGCCCTTTAGAATTAGGTGCCGATATAGTAGTGCATAGTGCTACTAAATATATCAATGGCCATGGAGATGTTATTGCTGGTATTGTTTTAGGGCAAAAAGAATTCATCAACGAGGTACGGTTTGTTGGTGTAAAAGATGTTACCGGTGGCTGCATTAGTCCCTTCAATGCTTGGTTGACTCTGCGCGGCCTGAAGACTCTTGGCGTCCGGATGGAAAGACATTGCCAGAATGCTCTTGAGGTTGCTAAGTTTCTGGCGGAACATCCTGATGTGGAAAAAGTAAATTACCCAGGTTTGCCAGAACACCCAGGGCATGAGCTAGCCAAAAGGCAGATGTCAGGTTTTGGCGGTATTATAAGCTTTGAAGTAAAAGGAGGCGTTGAAGTCGGACGTAAGATCATGAATAGTGTTAAACTTTGCTTATTGGCAGTCAGCCTCGGCGACACGGAAACGTTAATTCAGCATCCTGCCTCGATGACTCATTCCCCTATTCCTCGTGAAGAGCGCCTAAAAGCAGGCATAACTGATGGGCTGATTCGATTATCAGTAGGGTTAGAAGACCCTAAAGATATTATCTTTGACCTGGACCAAGCTATAAAAAAGGGGAGTGCCAATACTCTCGATAAACCCAATATAAAGCTGACCTTCTAA
- a CDS encoding sigma 54-interacting transcriptional regulator produces MTVIRWMLKTSDRIGMIQEVAQVFSHEGVSIKSMEVSTGQIFIKFYLDGDLLDDNNKIADSIKRELLHHSDIHGITNIALQPYEQREKELQTVLEFANDGIIGLDSEGLIRYINSTAAQLLRIDKSTSVGNDITQIIGSNMYFSGLLLGKSFDNQQMLIATPRGTLHYLCSGQPIRDENNQVVGSVATLKSMKSAKQLVKSIMKNQKFEFDNIIYVSSTMKQLINIAQRVAVNNCSILIGGESGTGKEMFAQAIHHASTRCLKPFVPINCAALPEALLESELFGYEDGSFSGAKKGGKRGLFEAAHNGTLFFDEIGELPLALQGKLLRVLQEGVVRRVGGTQEIPIDVRILAATNRNLEEMILKKQFRQDLYYRINVIPIQIPPLRQRPEDIPILLQHFRAKYCTELNRQFDFSPAAIEFLTHYEWPGNVRELQNVVLRAIHLTLGKEIDISDLLLHNELAFNETRSDVREKSLKQVIDHTERLILEKALKKHGSARGAARDIGLSHTAVLTKIRRYGLEYLLNSNSSKILK; encoded by the coding sequence ATGACTGTGATTCGCTGGATGTTAAAAACAAGTGATCGTATTGGTATGATTCAAGAAGTAGCCCAAGTTTTTTCTCATGAAGGAGTAAGCATAAAGTCTATGGAGGTATCAACCGGACAAATTTTTATTAAATTTTATTTAGATGGTGATCTTCTAGATGATAATAATAAAATTGCAGATTCAATTAAAAGGGAACTGTTACATCACAGTGATATCCATGGCATTACGAATATCGCTTTACAGCCTTATGAACAACGCGAAAAAGAATTGCAAACAGTACTGGAATTTGCAAATGATGGTATTATCGGTTTAGACTCAGAGGGGTTAATTCGCTATATCAATTCCACAGCTGCACAACTCTTGCGGATCGACAAGTCGACATCCGTAGGAAACGACATCACGCAAATAATCGGATCAAATATGTATTTTAGTGGACTTCTGTTAGGAAAATCTTTTGATAACCAACAAATGTTGATCGCTACACCCCGAGGCACTCTCCATTATTTATGTTCTGGGCAACCGATACGAGATGAAAATAATCAAGTAGTTGGATCGGTTGCTACATTAAAAAGTATGAAATCAGCTAAACAACTTGTTAAATCGATTATGAAAAACCAAAAATTTGAGTTTGATAATATCATCTATGTTAGCTCAACCATGAAACAGTTAATCAATATTGCCCAAAGAGTAGCAGTAAATAACTGCAGCATTTTAATTGGAGGAGAAAGTGGTACAGGCAAGGAAATGTTCGCTCAAGCCATTCACCATGCTAGCACCCGGTGCCTTAAACCTTTTGTACCCATCAATTGTGCAGCACTTCCAGAAGCCTTATTAGAAAGCGAATTATTTGGTTATGAGGATGGCTCTTTCAGCGGTGCCAAAAAAGGTGGAAAGAGGGGTCTATTTGAAGCAGCTCACAATGGAACTCTATTTTTTGATGAAATTGGCGAATTGCCACTTGCTTTACAAGGAAAATTGTTACGAGTTCTCCAAGAGGGAGTTGTCCGTCGCGTAGGCGGAACGCAAGAAATACCTATTGATGTACGAATTCTTGCAGCCACTAACAGAAATTTAGAAGAAATGATCCTAAAAAAACAGTTCCGCCAGGATTTATATTACCGTATTAATGTAATCCCCATCCAAATTCCCCCTTTAAGGCAGCGTCCTGAGGATATCCCAATACTTTTGCAACACTTTCGTGCTAAGTATTGTACAGAACTAAACAGGCAGTTCGATTTTTCGCCAGCTGCCATCGAATTTTTAACCCACTATGAATGGCCAGGTAATGTACGAGAATTACAAAATGTAGTTCTACGGGCTATTCACCTAACTTTGGGTAAAGAAATTGATATCTCAGATCTTTTACTACATAATGAATTAGCTTTTAATGAGACTCGGTCTGATGTAAGGGAAAAAAGTTTGAAACAAGTCATCGATCATACGGAAAGATTGATCTTGGAAAAAGCTTTAAAAAAACATGGAAGTGCCAGAGGAGCAGCTCGAGATATTGGCCTTTCCCATACAGCAGTTTTAACTAAAATCCGTCGTTATGGATTGGAATACTTACTTAACAGCAATTCATCAAAAATATTAAAATAA
- a CDS encoding PadR family transcriptional regulator yields MIDYIILGFLLDKEMTGYDIKQKISVSTANFYDASFGSIYPALKRLEAQKLIVSKKSIKKGKFKNIYHILNLGRQTFLDWIKEPLVLHQSRNEYLLKIFFYRYLSKEEVVSRITQFIKLLSEYKANLVKIEPLVASQADFFQLSTLHYGLDSYQFLIDWFQQYLITIDQEYSKPE; encoded by the coding sequence ATGATTGATTATATAATTTTAGGGTTTTTATTAGATAAAGAAATGACGGGTTACGATATTAAGCAAAAAATTAGTGTAAGTACAGCTAATTTTTATGATGCAAGTTTTGGCAGCATTTACCCAGCCCTAAAACGATTGGAGGCACAAAAGCTAATTGTTTCAAAAAAAAGTATAAAGAAAGGAAAATTTAAAAACATATATCATATTCTTAATCTAGGTAGACAAACCTTCCTAGACTGGATTAAAGAACCACTTGTGCTACATCAATCTCGAAATGAATATTTGCTCAAAATATTTTTCTATCGTTATCTATCCAAGGAAGAAGTGGTTAGTCGAATCACACAATTTATAAAGTTGTTATCGGAGTATAAAGCGAATCTGGTCAAGATTGAACCCTTAGTTGCTTCACAAGCGGACTTCTTTCAATTGTCGACACTCCATTATGGATTGGATAGTTACCAGTTTTTAATTGATTGGTTTCAACAGTATTTAATAACTATAGATCAAGAATATTCAAAACCTGAATAA